One genomic region from Anabaena sp. PCC 7108 encodes:
- a CDS encoding RuBisCO accumulation factor 1 yields the protein MTEVSPNAQNSDNVANDMAQELLVKLRQKQGNWVEWGVAIAYLQKANYNPQEIFEATGFEPIQQNQLIVGSQVYSSLEKFGASEDTRAYYGMRASDILYELRLLAQEDRAAAADLIFLHKLDVDEVRDIAKAIKDFSRFSSPPEGFTAHPGDAVAYQVWKLARQNSDLQQRSRLIAKGLRFAHSPAARKQIEQLLIDFTNIASKPAPILPFFRLESDEDLPRLVPVVGELPLSPQDLKAVPIITETGPFRIVKFTGEQAWVSLPGWYVLRSAEDPVVIIASSDIFPNPTHIKIEPVLVVIDRAQREWDASSYFAVDNAGEIDFQWFETAPENPLLGKVIVILRPKKVLDEEFTKDAWQIDE from the coding sequence ATGACTGAAGTATCACCAAACGCTCAAAATTCTGATAATGTAGCCAACGACATGGCACAAGAATTACTAGTTAAGCTGAGACAAAAGCAAGGTAACTGGGTGGAATGGGGAGTAGCTATTGCTTATCTCCAAAAGGCCAATTACAATCCCCAAGAAATCTTTGAAGCCACTGGATTTGAGCCAATCCAACAAAATCAGTTAATTGTTGGTTCTCAAGTTTATAGTTCTTTAGAAAAGTTTGGCGCATCAGAGGACACAAGAGCATACTACGGTATGAGGGCTAGTGATATTTTGTATGAACTACGCCTACTTGCACAAGAAGATCGAGCGGCAGCAGCGGATTTAATTTTCCTCCATAAACTTGATGTAGACGAGGTGAGAGACATTGCCAAAGCAATTAAAGATTTTTCCCGTTTTTCCAGCCCACCAGAGGGTTTTACGGCTCATCCAGGGGATGCAGTAGCTTATCAAGTTTGGAAGTTGGCTAGGCAGAACTCAGACTTACAACAGCGATCGCGTTTAATTGCTAAGGGGTTGCGCTTTGCTCACTCACCAGCAGCTAGAAAACAAATAGAACAATTACTAATTGATTTTACCAACATCGCCAGTAAACCAGCCCCGATTTTACCCTTTTTCCGACTAGAGTCAGATGAAGATTTACCTCGACTTGTACCTGTTGTGGGTGAGTTGCCATTGTCACCACAGGATTTGAAAGCTGTACCCATAATCACAGAAACTGGACCATTTCGCATCGTCAAATTTACTGGAGAACAAGCTTGGGTATCCTTACCAGGTTGGTACGTGCTACGATCTGCTGAAGACCCAGTAGTAATTATTGCTAGTAGCGATATCTTCCCCAACCCTACCCACATTAAAATAGAACCTGTGCTGGTGGTAATAGATCGCGCTCAAAGAGAATGGGATGCGTCTAGTTACTTTGCAGTTGATAATGCTGGTGAAATTGATTTTCAGTGGTTTGAAACTGCACCAGAAAATCCTCTATTGGGGAAAGTAATTGTAATTTTACGTCCTAAGAAAGTTCTTGATGAAGAATTTACCAAGGATGCTTGGCAGATTGATGAATAA